In a single window of the Nicotiana tomentosiformis chromosome 10, ASM39032v3, whole genome shotgun sequence genome:
- the LOC104114985 gene encoding glutamate--glyoxylate aminotransferase 2, producing the protein MSSKPLDYDNLNENVKKCQYAVRGELYLRASELQKEGKKIIFTNVGNPHALGQKPLTFPRQVIALCQAPFLLDDPNVGFLFPADAIARAKHYLAMTSGGLGAYSDSRGTPGVRKEVAEFIEKRDGYPSDPELIFLTDGASKGVMQILNTVIRGPSDGILVPVPQYPLYSASIQLLGGSLVPYYLEETANWGLDVNDLRQSVAQARYKGITVRAMVIINPGNPTGQCLSVANLKQIIQFCHQESLVLLGDEVYQQNIYQDERPFISARKVLLDMGPPISKELQLVSFHTVSKGYWGECGQRGGYFEMTNIPPKSVEEIYKVASISLSPNVPGQIFMGLMVNPPKPGDISYDQYVRESKGILESLRKRAHMMTDGFNSCRNVVCNFTEGAMYSFPQIRLPPRAIEAAKKLGKVPDVFYCLRLLEATGISTVPGSGFGQKEGVFHLRTTILPAEEDMPAIMSSFKKFNDEFMEQYEDHRGYSRM; encoded by the exons ATGTCTTCTAAGCCATTAGACTATGACAATCTGAATGAAAATGTGAAGAAGTGCCAATATGCTGTCAGGGGTGAGCTTTACCTTCGAGCTTCTGAGCTTCAGAAGGAAGGCAAAAAG ATCATCTTTACCAATGTTGGTAATCCCCATGCTCTTGGACAGAAGCCACTGACATTTCCTCGCCAG GTCATTGCTCTGTGTCAAGCTCCATTTCTACTGGATGATCCTAACGTGGGATTCTTATTCCCTGCTGATGCAATTGCAAGGGCTAAACATTATCTTGCAATGACTTCTGGAGGTCTAG GTGCTTACAGTGACTCCCGTGGCACTCCTGGTGTAAGGAAAGAAGTTGCAGAATTCATTGAGAAACGTGATGGATATCCAAG TGATCCAGAACTCAtatttctcacagatggtgcTAGCAAAGGTGTGATGCAGATCTTGAATACTGTCATTCGCGGCCCAAGTGATGGG ATATTGGTCCCTGTTCCCCAGTATCCGCTATACTCTGCTTCAATACAATTATTAGGGGGTTCTCTTGTGCCATACTACCTTGAAGAGACTGCAAACTGGGGTCTTGATGTTAATGACCTTCGCCAATCAGTTGCACAGGCACGATACAAGGGAATAACT GTACGGGCTATGGTGATTATAAACCCTGGAAATCCCACTGGACAATGTCTTAGTGTGGCAAAtcttaagcaaataattcaattctGTCACCAAGAGAGTTTAGTATTACTTGGAGATGAAGTTTATCAGCAAAACATTTACCAAGATGAGCGCCCCTTCATAAGTGCAAGAAAG GTTTTGTTGGATATGGGCCCACCTATAAGCAAGGAGCTTCAGCTTGTTTCATTTCACACTGTCTCCAAAGGATATTGGGGTGAATGTGGACAGCGTGGAGGATACTTTGAGATGACCAACATTCCTCCAAAG TCTGTCGAAGAAATATACAAGGTTGCTTCAATATCGCTCAGTCCCAATGTACCTGGACAGATATTT ATGGGACTAATGGTAAACCCCCCTAAACCTGGAGATATCTCATATGACCAATATGTCAGAGAGAG TAAGGGTATCCTCGAGTCATTAAGGAAGAGGGCACACATGATGACTGATGGTTTCAACAGCTGCAGAAATGTTGTTTGTAATTTCACTGAAG GTGCAATGTATTCTTTCCCACAAATACGACTGCCTCCAAGAGCAATTGAGGCTGCAAAGAAGCTTGGGAAAGTTCCCGACGTGTTCTATTGTCTCAGGCTGTTGGAAGCGACTGGCATCTCCACTGTCCCTGGTTCAGGATTTGGTCAAAAGGAAGG GGTGTTCCACCTAAGGACAACCATATTGCCAGCTGAAGAAGACATGCCTGCAATAATGTCAAGTTTCAAAAAGTTCAACGATGAGTTCATGGAGCAATATGAAGACCACAGAGGCTATTCCAGGATGTAA
- the LOC104114984 gene encoding retrovirus-related Pol polyprotein from transposon RE1 isoform X4 → MTIVRTLISIAVKRGWDLYQLDVNNAFLHGDLHEEVYIEVPKGLMVPNGNLVCKLRKSLYGLKQASRQWYDKLTESLHSRGFKHSASDYSLFYKKQGTSAVFVAVYVDDVIITGTNLEEIKELKAFLHNQFKIKDLGKLHYFLGLEMLYKADGVLVCQRKFTMDLLKEYDCLTYSPVSSPLDSTIKLRSEDGALLSDPGYYRKLVRKLNFLTNTRLDIAYSVQHLSQFMQAPREPHLKAAIHVLRYLKKDPTLGIFLSNDPNYTVSAYCDSDWVACPDTRKFVSGYIVLLGGSPISWKSMEKLQSF, encoded by the coding sequence ATGACCATAGTCAGAACACTGATCAGCATTGCAGTAAAGAGAGGGTGGGACCTATATCAACTAGATGTTAACAATGCATTTCTTCATGGGGATCTACATGAAGAAGTGTATATAGAAGTTCCAAAAGGACTGATGGTACCTAATGGAAATCTAGTATGCAAGCTTAGAAAGTCATTATATGGTCTAAAACAGGCAAGCAGACAATGGTATGATAAGTTGACAGAATCCCTGCATTCCAGGGGTTTCAAACATTCAGCTAGTGACTACTCATTATTCTACAAGAAACAGGGGACCTCAGCAGTATTTGTGGCtgtatatgtggatgatgtgatTATTACTGGGACCAACTTGGAGGAAATCAAAGAATTGAAGGCATTCCTGCACAACCAATTCAAGATAAAGGATCTTGGGAAGTTACATTACTTCTTGGGGCTAGAGATGTTGTATAAGGCTGATGGAGTACTGGTTTGCCAGAGAAAATTTACTATGGACCTACTAAAGGAGTATGACTGCTTGACATACTCTCCTGTCAGCTCTCCACTTGACTCTACCATCAAATTGAGGAGTGAAGATGGAGCCTTATTGTCTGATCCAGGGTATTACAGGAAACTAGTTAGGAAACTAAACTTTCTGACAAATACTAGACTGGACATAGCCTATAGTGTTCAACATTTGAGCCAGTTCATGCAGGCACCAAGAGAACCTCATCTAAAGGCTGCCATACATGTTCTTAGATACTTGAAGAAAGATCCTACTTTGGGAATATTTCTATCCAATGATCCTAACTACACTGTCAGTGCATATTGTGATTCAGATTGGGTTGCTTGCCCTGATACAAGAAAGTTTGTGAGTGGGTATATTGTGCTACTTGGGGGCAGTCCTATCAGTTGGAAGTCAATGGAGAAACTTCAGTCATTTTGA
- the LOC104114984 gene encoding retrovirus-related Pol polyprotein from transposon RE1 isoform X1, with amino-acid sequence MTYKKSFLTNIRTLPYPFLVTLPNGYKVKVTEIGDAFLSPKLTSVRVVYVPSFKHNLISIHSLTVHLDCIVNFNKYLCLMQAPLMKRPLEIGKKAIGCKWVYKIKHKADGSVERFKTRLVVKGYTQEVGIDYTETFSPAVKMTIVRTLISIAVKRGWDLYQLDVNNAFLHGDLHEEVYIEVPKGLMVPNGNLVCKLRKSLYGLKQASRQWYDKLTESLHSRGFKHSASDYSLFYKKQGTSAVFVAVYVDDVIITGTNLEEIKELKAFLHNQFKIKDLGKLHYFLGLEMLYKADGVLVCQRKFTMDLLKEYDCLTYSPVSSPLDSTIKLRSEDGALLSDPGYYRKLVRKLNFLTNTRLDIAYSVQHLSQFMQAPREPHLKAAIHVLRYLKKDPTLGIFLSNDPNYTVSAYCDSDWVACPDTRKFVSGYIVLLGGSPISWKSMEKLQSF; translated from the exons ATGACATATAAAAAGTCTTTTCTCACTAACATCAGAACCCTACCTTATCCTTTCCTTGTGACCTTACCTAATGGATATAAGGTGAAAGTGACAGAAATTGGTGATGCCTTCCTTAGTCCTAAACTAACTTCAGTTCGAGTCGTGTATGTACCTAGTTTCAAACACAATCTCATTTCAATCCACTCATTAACAGTGCACCTTGATTGTATAGTTAACTTCAACAAATATCTTTGTCTAATGCAGGCCCCTTTAATGAAGAGGCCTCTGGAGATTG GAAAGAAAGCTATAGGTTGTAAATGGGTATATAAGATCAAACACAAGGCTGATGGAAGTGTGGAAAGATTCAAAACAAGGCTAGTGGTGAAGGGATACACACAAGAAGTAGGAATCGATTATACAGAGACTTTTTCACCGGCGGTAAAGATGACCATAGTCAGAACACTGATCAGCATTGCAGTAAAGAGAGGGTGGGACCTATATCAACTAGATGTTAACAATGCATTTCTTCATGGGGATCTACATGAAGAAGTGTATATAGAAGTTCCAAAAGGACTGATGGTACCTAATGGAAATCTAGTATGCAAGCTTAGAAAGTCATTATATGGTCTAAAACAGGCAAGCAGACAATGGTATGATAAGTTGACAGAATCCCTGCATTCCAGGGGTTTCAAACATTCAGCTAGTGACTACTCATTATTCTACAAGAAACAGGGGACCTCAGCAGTATTTGTGGCtgtatatgtggatgatgtgatTATTACTGGGACCAACTTGGAGGAAATCAAAGAATTGAAGGCATTCCTGCACAACCAATTCAAGATAAAGGATCTTGGGAAGTTACATTACTTCTTGGGGCTAGAGATGTTGTATAAGGCTGATGGAGTACTGGTTTGCCAGAGAAAATTTACTATGGACCTACTAAAGGAGTATGACTGCTTGACATACTCTCCTGTCAGCTCTCCACTTGACTCTACCATCAAATTGAGGAGTGAAGATGGAGCCTTATTGTCTGATCCAGGGTATTACAGGAAACTAGTTAGGAAACTAAACTTTCTGACAAATACTAGACTGGACATAGCCTATAGTGTTCAACATTTGAGCCAGTTCATGCAGGCACCAAGAGAACCTCATCTAAAGGCTGCCATACATGTTCTTAGATACTTGAAGAAAGATCCTACTTTGGGAATATTTCTATCCAATGATCCTAACTACACTGTCAGTGCATATTGTGATTCAGATTGGGTTGCTTGCCCTGATACAAGAAAGTTTGTGAGTGGGTATATTGTGCTACTTGGGGGCAGTCCTATCAGTTGGAAGTCAATGGAGAAACTTCAGTCATTTTGA
- the LOC104114984 gene encoding retrovirus-related Pol polyprotein from transposon RE1 isoform X2 produces the protein MKRPLEIGKKAIGCKWVYKIKHKADGSVERFKTRLVVKGYTQEVGIDYTETFSPAVKMTIVRTLISIAVKRGWDLYQLDVNNAFLHGDLHEEVYIEVPKGLMVPNGNLVCKLRKSLYGLKQASRQWYDKLTESLHSRGFKHSASDYSLFYKKQGTSAVFVAVYVDDVIITGTNLEEIKELKAFLHNQFKIKDLGKLHYFLGLEMLYKADGVLVCQRKFTMDLLKEYDCLTYSPVSSPLDSTIKLRSEDGALLSDPGYYRKLVRKLNFLTNTRLDIAYSVQHLSQFMQAPREPHLKAAIHVLRYLKKDPTLGIFLSNDPNYTVSAYCDSDWVACPDTRKFVSGYIVLLGGSPISWKSMEKLQSF, from the exons ATGAAGAGGCCTCTGGAGATTG GAAAGAAAGCTATAGGTTGTAAATGGGTATATAAGATCAAACACAAGGCTGATGGAAGTGTGGAAAGATTCAAAACAAGGCTAGTGGTGAAGGGATACACACAAGAAGTAGGAATCGATTATACAGAGACTTTTTCACCGGCGGTAAAGATGACCATAGTCAGAACACTGATCAGCATTGCAGTAAAGAGAGGGTGGGACCTATATCAACTAGATGTTAACAATGCATTTCTTCATGGGGATCTACATGAAGAAGTGTATATAGAAGTTCCAAAAGGACTGATGGTACCTAATGGAAATCTAGTATGCAAGCTTAGAAAGTCATTATATGGTCTAAAACAGGCAAGCAGACAATGGTATGATAAGTTGACAGAATCCCTGCATTCCAGGGGTTTCAAACATTCAGCTAGTGACTACTCATTATTCTACAAGAAACAGGGGACCTCAGCAGTATTTGTGGCtgtatatgtggatgatgtgatTATTACTGGGACCAACTTGGAGGAAATCAAAGAATTGAAGGCATTCCTGCACAACCAATTCAAGATAAAGGATCTTGGGAAGTTACATTACTTCTTGGGGCTAGAGATGTTGTATAAGGCTGATGGAGTACTGGTTTGCCAGAGAAAATTTACTATGGACCTACTAAAGGAGTATGACTGCTTGACATACTCTCCTGTCAGCTCTCCACTTGACTCTACCATCAAATTGAGGAGTGAAGATGGAGCCTTATTGTCTGATCCAGGGTATTACAGGAAACTAGTTAGGAAACTAAACTTTCTGACAAATACTAGACTGGACATAGCCTATAGTGTTCAACATTTGAGCCAGTTCATGCAGGCACCAAGAGAACCTCATCTAAAGGCTGCCATACATGTTCTTAGATACTTGAAGAAAGATCCTACTTTGGGAATATTTCTATCCAATGATCCTAACTACACTGTCAGTGCATATTGTGATTCAGATTGGGTTGCTTGCCCTGATACAAGAAAGTTTGTGAGTGGGTATATTGTGCTACTTGGGGGCAGTCCTATCAGTTGGAAGTCAATGGAGAAACTTCAGTCATTTTGA